The following DNA comes from Emys orbicularis isolate rEmyOrb1 chromosome 13, rEmyOrb1.hap1, whole genome shotgun sequence.
TACTAACTATGAATCATCATGTTTTAAATTTTGCTTTCCTCCTAAAAATGTAGCTCTCCCTGTGGCCAGGGGCGTACGTTGAACAGGTCACCTATATTTAAGAAGGAAGTCTTCTGAGACTTGGCTGCCAGACCACGTTGTGGACAACTGGCTCAAGGGGGACACTCGCTGTGCTGGTTTGATCACTGGGGCTGCGTTTTGGGCTGATAGGACTCAGGGGCACGAGAGGATTCTGGGGGACTCCCTTACCCGCTCCTGGCAAACTCCGCCCAGTACCGCATCACCCTGTGTCTCAGCCCGGTCTCGGCCTCCGTGAGAGTGTAGTTGGCACCCCACATGAACGCTAGGGTCCCGAAGAGGTAGGGCAACTCGGAGCCGTGTGGCACCCCCATCCACTCAGGTAAAGACAAGCCAGGAATGCGGTGAGTGAAGTAGTAGGTGTACACAGGACTGCCGGCCTCCGCCTCTCGCCCAGCTACCTCGGCTACCGGGCACACAAAGAGGCGGTCACCGGTGGTTTGGTCCATGGCCCATAAGTACCGTGCCTCATCCTGCCTCTCCTGGCTGTACCGCTGTGCCACGATCTGCACGGCCTcttctggggcccctggcattcCCAGCCtcaccacctgcagcagctctTCCCAGCCGATGTGGCTGGTGTTCTCCAGGCTGAAGTCAAGAGGACTGAATTTTAATATGTAGGCGCCTTCGTTGGAGGTGAACCCAGCCAGGATGGGCATAGGCTGGCCGTGCCCGGCCCTCAGCAGCCTTGGTGGTGTGTCAGGGAGGAAATCCCCATCTGGTGTCGGCACAAaaggcagccccaccagctcctTGTGGCGCAAGACAGAGAACTCGTGTTTGTGGAACTCCCcgggttccttcccctgcaggcAGCCCACCAGGGCCGTGTCATCACCATCGGCGCAGCCCAGCAGCTGGCCCAGCCTCCGGCCTCTCTCCTTGGCTTCCTCGAGGGAAATCCAAGCCCAGGGTGCGGTGGCGGCTCCGCTCTGCAGCGCGGCGCGGGTGAAGAGGGCCCGGCTCCCCGCAGAGAGGAGGTGGAAGCCGACTGAGGAAccgccggcgctctggccgaAGAGCAGGAAACGAGCCGGGTCTCCACCGAAGGCAGCCGCGTTGTCCCGCAGCCAGCGCAGCGCCAAGCGCTGGTCCCACAGGCCGGCGTTCCCcggggcggccgggggcagggacaggaagcCCAGCGCCCCCAGCCGGTAGTTCATGGAGGCCACGATCACGTTCTCGGTGGCGGCTAAGAAGCGCCCGTCATAGACGTCGAGGGAGGCTGCCCCTATGAAGAACCCCCCGCCATGGATCCAGATGAGGATGGGGGCCGTCCCGTTCGGCTGGGGATGGGGCACCCAGACGTTGAGGAAGAGGCAGTCCTCGGACTGCGGTCTTTTTGGTATCCAGACATTAGCCTCAGGGTGACCAGTAAGCACAGCCTGGTGGCAGACATTGCCGAAGCTGGTGGT
Coding sequences within:
- the LOC135887895 gene encoding acetylcholinesterase-like, which produces MLGLLPCLLLLSLPGSSSGSDDDGTVVLTTSGPIRGKRLPAGSDTVTAFLGIPYAEPPVGALRFQKPLPHQPWSHVLETTSFGNVCHQAVLTGHPEANVWIPKRPQSEDCLFLNVWVPHPQPNGTAPILIWIHGGGFFIGAASLDVYDGRFLAATENVIVASMNYRLGALGFLSLPPAAPGNAGLWDQRLALRWLRDNAAAFGGDPARFLLFGQSAGGSSVGFHLLSAGSRALFTRAALQSGAATAPWAWISLEEAKERGRRLGQLLGCADGDDTALVGCLQGKEPGEFHKHEFSVLRHKELVGLPFVPTPDGDFLPDTPPRLLRAGHGQPMPILAGFTSNEGAYILKFSPLDFSLENTSHIGWEELLQVVRLGMPGAPEEAVQIVAQRYSQERQDEARYLWAMDQTTGDRLFVCPVAEVAGREAEAGSPVYTYYFTHRIPGLSLPEWMGVPHGSELPYLFGTLAFMWGANYTLTEAETGLRHRVMRYWAEFARSGNPTGSEGSKEQWPLYNSKEQNFVRISTEPPQAKGTSPAQHCGFLASLLKETPSPTAEIHRTADPSRKKEHEEEKEN